One genomic segment of Nanoarchaeota archaeon includes these proteins:
- a CDS encoding very short patch repair endonuclease: protein MADTVTKKERSRIMAKIKSKNTRVEMTFRKQLRTNEIRYRLNYALEGKPDIVIPSKKLAIFIDGCFWHGCAKHFRMPKSNKAYWRSKIERNMARDKAVKKTLKSKGWKVMRIWEHEIKNSSERAAKRVKRVLNPFKSI from the coding sequence ATGGCGGACACAGTCACTAAAAAAGAAAGAAGCAGAATCATGGCTAAAATAAAAAGCAAGAACACCCGAGTTGAAATGACCTTTAGAAAACAGCTGCGCACAAATGAAATACGTTATCGCTTAAACTATGCGCTGGAAGGGAAGCCGGATATTGTGATTCCTTCAAAGAAACTCGCAATATTTATTGACGGCTGTTTTTGGCACGGATGCGCAAAGCATTTCAGGATGCCAAAATCCAATAAAGCATATTGGCGCTCAAAGATAGAAAGAAATATGGCGCGGGACAAAGCCGTGAAAAAAACTCTGAAATCAAAAGGGTGGAAAGTGATGCGTATTTGGGAGCATGAAATTAAAAACAGTTCTGAAAGAGCCGCGAAAAGGGTAAAACGCGTTTTAAACCCGTTTAAAAGTATATAA
- a CDS encoding DUF167 domain-containing protein — translation MFEIKGNNVMMSVTVKPLSHRFKILVDENRIIICLKSIPEDNKANIELIKGLERLLKKHLSIVSGEKSKKKKLLIYNATESEIRRAFERSR, via the coding sequence ATGTTTGAAATCAAAGGAAATAATGTGATGATGTCGGTTACAGTAAAGCCGCTCTCACATAGATTTAAAATACTGGTCGATGAAAACAGAATTATCATATGCTTGAAGAGCATACCTGAAGACAATAAGGCGAATATCGAACTTATAAAAGGGCTTGAGAGGCTTTTGAAAAAACATCTTTCGATTGTTTCGGGCGAAAAGTCAAAAAAAAAGAAATTGTTGATATACAACGCAACTGAAAGCGAAATCAGACGCGCGTTTGAACGATCTCGGTAG
- a CDS encoding DNA primase → MAKLAQTSVKYLIKAKFDASGIVEKPDVIGALFGQTEGLLGPELDLRELQRTGRIGRIEVKSVSQRGKAVGEITIPSSLDSTETALIAASLETIDRVGPCDAKIHIESVEDLRTIKRNYIVERAKELLAGLLNQMPDTAVMSEELMQNLRTAEVVEFKGLPAGPDVLTGDAIIVCEGRADVVNLLKHGVKNAVAIGGTSVPQAFAEIFREKEVTVFLDGDRGGDIILKELQQLGEIDFVARAPEGKEVEELTKKEIFKALRDKVPTGQATDIRPLSQPQHQQTVNHGADFISQNERAEPFDVLETSESKEKSAQFKSYSVKTSTPILSNTRRVTSVSSSSAPMKKKALDSETSAKFKEHLSELVGTRAAAIFDKDSNFVGRVPVKEITTSLKQIESPSAVILDGYIDKFLVKAAEDAGVQFLIGTSLKDKPFSSKLSIISENEL, encoded by the coding sequence ATGGCAAAACTAGCACAAACATCAGTGAAATACCTGATAAAGGCAAAATTTGACGCAAGTGGAATAGTTGAAAAACCCGATGTTATCGGGGCTCTTTTTGGACAAACTGAAGGCCTTCTTGGTCCTGAGCTTGATTTGAGGGAGCTTCAGCGAACCGGTCGAATAGGCAGAATCGAAGTGAAAAGCGTTTCGCAAAGAGGAAAGGCTGTTGGAGAAATTACAATACCATCGAGCCTTGACAGCACAGAAACTGCACTTATCGCAGCATCTCTTGAAACAATAGATCGCGTAGGTCCGTGTGATGCTAAAATACATATAGAATCTGTTGAGGATCTTCGCACAATAAAGAGAAACTACATTGTCGAACGGGCAAAGGAACTTCTTGCAGGCCTTCTTAATCAGATGCCGGATACAGCGGTTATGAGTGAGGAGCTTATGCAGAACCTTAGAACCGCAGAAGTTGTGGAATTCAAGGGCTTGCCAGCAGGTCCGGATGTTTTAACAGGCGATGCAATAATAGTTTGCGAAGGAAGAGCTGATGTTGTAAACCTGCTTAAACACGGTGTGAAAAATGCTGTAGCAATAGGCGGAACTTCCGTTCCCCAGGCTTTTGCAGAAATCTTCCGTGAAAAAGAAGTTACTGTTTTCCTTGATGGAGACCGCGGAGGAGATATAATCCTTAAAGAGCTGCAGCAGCTTGGAGAAATTGATTTTGTTGCAAGAGCTCCTGAAGGAAAGGAAGTTGAGGAGCTGACAAAGAAAGAAATATTCAAAGCGCTTAGGGACAAGGTTCCAACAGGGCAGGCGACTGATATCAGGCCACTTTCGCAGCCGCAGCATCAACAGACTGTGAATCACGGGGCTGACTTTATTTCGCAGAATGAACGGGCTGAGCCTTTTGATGTTTTGGAAACATCTGAATCAAAGGAAAAATCCGCGCAGTTCAAGAGCTATTCTGTGAAGACCTCTACACCTATTTTATCGAACACGAGGCGCGTAACATCTGTTTCATCATCAAGCGCGCCAATGAAAAAGAAGGCCCTTGATAGCGAAACGTCAGCCAAATTCAAGGAGCATTTGAGCGAGCTTGTAGGGACGCGCGCTGCAGCAATCTTTGACAAGGACAGCAATTTTGTCGGAAGAGTGCCTGTGAAGGAAATAACAACGTCTCTTAAGCAGATTGAGAGCCCTTCTGCAGTGATTCTTGACGGATATATAGACAAGTTTCTTGTGAAAGCTGCTGAGGATGCCGGAGTGCAGTTCTTAATCGGCACATCGCTGAAAGACAAGCCGTTTTCGAGCAAACTGTCGATAATCAGCGAGAACGAATTATAA
- a CDS encoding class I SAM-dependent methyltransferase, protein MENQSELSEKLENICNVFNITQVLDLKINNKYIQKYYLVNRIPYSLFHSSTDLIHMAISRDGLYKEDDLFEPARIVGNYINKSAGRSVLELATGRGANSVYLSRKFSATKFYGIDISKGQLEYAFKKAKIVHNYYPDFGDYHDLSRFKNETFDIVFVVEALCYSTDKNKVLAEAYRVLKKDGVFIIFDGYSNKNLNQLLHEERIALQLAGKGMAMEKFESYRSFIRKAKKEKFKIDFEENVSQFVLPNMERFEKKAASFFKRPKTAKILSRILPKEFTYNIISGYLSTTLMRQNICNYMITVLKKEKR, encoded by the coding sequence ATGGAAAATCAATCAGAGCTTTCTGAAAAATTAGAGAATATCTGTAATGTGTTTAATATAACTCAGGTTCTGGATTTGAAAATAAATAACAAATATATACAAAAATATTATTTAGTAAACAGAATTCCATATTCTTTATTTCACAGCAGTACGGACCTAATTCATATGGCAATAAGTCGTGATGGTTTATACAAAGAAGATGATTTATTTGAACCTGCAAGAATTGTGGGCAATTATATCAATAAATCAGCAGGGCGAAGTGTTTTGGAATTGGCTACGGGGCGCGGGGCAAATTCGGTTTATCTTTCCCGTAAATTTTCGGCTACAAAATTCTATGGGATAGACATATCTAAAGGGCAGTTGGAATACGCTTTTAAGAAAGCGAAAATCGTTCATAATTATTATCCTGATTTTGGCGATTATCACGACCTTAGCAGATTCAAAAATGAAACGTTTGATATCGTTTTTGTAGTCGAGGCGTTATGTTACAGCACCGATAAAAACAAGGTTTTGGCAGAAGCTTACCGCGTTTTAAAGAAAGATGGCGTTTTCATCATATTTGACGGATATTCAAACAAAAATCTAAATCAATTATTGCATGAGGAAAGAATCGCATTACAGCTTGCCGGAAAGGGAATGGCGATGGAAAAATTTGAGAGCTATCGGAGTTTTATCCGCAAAGCAAAAAAAGAGAAGTTTAAGATAGATTTTGAAGAAAACGTCTCGCAATTTGTTCTTCCAAATATGGAGCGTTTCGAAAAGAAAGCCGCTTCATTTTTTAAACGCCCAAAAACAGCCAAGATACTCTCACGGATTCTTCCGAAAGAATTTACTTACAATATAATTTCAGGGTATTTATCAACAACACTGATGAGACAGAATATATGTAATTATATGATAACTGTATTAAAGAAAGAAAAAAGATAA
- a CDS encoding M20 family metallopeptidase — MANQSRIVALTQKLIRTNSENPGGTEKAVAQIVEKELMDCGFVVKTYEFAKDRTNVVGVLKGKNSAKSLLLTPHIDTVPAGGGWKHNPFGAEIFDGKIYGRGAADCKCNIAICLEVARLLKENNIKLDYDLIIAATADEEMGSKLGLIPLLEKQIIKPTQTLVMDVEGFKIAIMQKGVLQMKATVYGKKAHGAYPWKGENAVEAASKAIVELKNYEFNVKPHQLVHPPTINIGIIKGGEAVNIVPDVCEFTIDARYLPGMDADALILEIKKTIEKATKNYKLETLNIQLPYEMNRNSPLITKLEFAMKNNGVEPKIDGSEGATVMTFFQNYKIPAVSFGIGPDMAHQTDEYVEVDALVYGANVLLDFLKEF; from the coding sequence ATGGCTAATCAATCCCGCATTGTCGCGCTGACACAAAAACTCATCCGCACAAATTCCGAGAATCCCGGAGGAACAGAGAAAGCAGTCGCGCAAATTGTCGAAAAAGAGCTTATGGATTGCGGATTTGTTGTAAAGACTTACGAGTTTGCAAAGGACAGGACAAATGTTGTTGGCGTTCTGAAAGGAAAAAATTCCGCCAAGTCATTATTACTCACACCGCATATTGATACCGTGCCTGCAGGCGGTGGCTGGAAGCACAATCCTTTTGGCGCGGAAATCTTCGATGGCAAAATCTACGGCAGGGGCGCAGCAGACTGCAAGTGCAATATTGCGATTTGCCTTGAAGTGGCGCGCCTTTTGAAAGAAAACAACATAAAGCTAGATTACGACTTGATAATCGCTGCAACTGCAGATGAGGAAATGGGCAGCAAACTTGGGTTGATTCCGCTTCTTGAAAAACAAATCATAAAGCCAACGCAAACACTTGTTATGGATGTAGAGGGATTCAAAATCGCAATAATGCAAAAGGGCGTATTGCAAATGAAGGCGACGGTATATGGAAAGAAAGCGCATGGCGCGTATCCCTGGAAAGGCGAAAATGCAGTTGAAGCGGCGTCAAAGGCGATAGTCGAATTAAAGAACTACGAGTTTAACGTTAAGCCGCACCAGCTTGTCCATCCGCCGACAATCAATATCGGGATTATTAAGGGCGGCGAAGCAGTAAATATTGTGCCGGATGTTTGCGAATTTACAATAGATGCAAGATACCTGCCGGGTATGGATGCTGACGCACTCATTCTTGAAATAAAAAAAACCATTGAAAAAGCAACTAAAAATTACAAATTAGAAACACTGAATATTCAGCTGCCTTACGAAATGAACAGGAACAGCCCGCTTATAACAAAACTTGAATTTGCGATGAAAAATAACGGGGTTGAGCCCAAAATAGATGGTTCTGAGGGCGCTACTGTGATGACATTTTTTCAGAATTATAAAATACCTGCGGTATCGTTTGGCATTGGCCCTGATATGGCGCACCAGACAGACGAATATGTTGAAGTTGACGCGCTCGTATATGGCGCGAATGTTCTTTTAGATTTCTTGAAAGAATTCTGA
- a CDS encoding HAD family hydrolase — protein MIKAIIFDWDDVIVAGSTKGYINCYHETLSRLGVFLEAEEEKRRIFENWGKAPKAELSGLLKEHPGKLDEAYRLYDGILLNSDTFVNCVKPINGVNILLENLAKKYALAIATGIHPVLLKKIMDKFNTPKVFSKIISAYDIEEKNQKPSPYSLNEIMAFLKVKSEETIYVGDAKNDVLMARNARIEPIVVLTGHLSKSEAEVLKVKHIIPDVTEIEEVLESIGSK, from the coding sequence ATGATAAAAGCCATAATATTCGACTGGGATGATGTTATTGTAGCTGGCTCGACAAAAGGCTATATTAACTGCTACCATGAAACACTGTCAAGGCTTGGCGTCTTTCTTGAAGCAGAAGAAGAAAAGCGAAGGATTTTTGAGAACTGGGGGAAGGCTCCAAAAGCCGAACTGAGCGGTTTGCTAAAAGAACATCCCGGAAAGCTTGACGAAGCATACAGATTATATGACGGCATTCTACTTAATTCAGATACGTTTGTCAACTGCGTAAAACCAATAAATGGAGTGAACATACTGCTAGAAAATCTGGCAAAAAAATATGCTCTCGCGATTGCTACCGGAATTCATCCTGTTTTGCTGAAGAAAATCATGGACAAATTCAACACTCCGAAAGTTTTTTCAAAAATAATTTCTGCATATGATATCGAAGAGAAAAATCAGAAGCCTTCGCCTTATTCTCTTAATGAGATAATGGCGTTTCTTAAAGTAAAATCCGAAGAGACGATTTATGTCGGCGACGCAAAGAACGATGTTTTGATGGCAAGAAACGCGCGTATAGAACCTATTGTTGTGCTTACAGGCCATTTGTCAAAGTCGGAAGCTGAAGTCTTGAAAGTAAAGCACATAATTCCGGACGTAACCGAAATTGAAGAAGTTCTTGAATCAATTGGCAGCAAGTGA
- a CDS encoding 40S ribosomal protein S3a/S1: protein MVEIMQQPGEAKKADTAAKPKAGKDTWSKKSWYMVSSPSVFGEEVIAEIPSLKDSNIIGRTVKVSLSELTKNYKQMHTTASLKITGIDGKKAKTEYSGQELLKDALARLIRRWSSRVDSIQDITLKDKKLRLKMTIITAKKANTTVRKHLRALTIKTSSEMLAGRPLDEAVMTMNNEKLTRVIHEAAAKIFPIRSVEVRKVEVK from the coding sequence ATGGTTGAAATAATGCAACAGCCCGGAGAAGCGAAAAAAGCAGATACAGCAGCAAAGCCAAAGGCTGGAAAGGACACATGGTCAAAAAAATCATGGTATATGGTGTCGTCTCCAAGTGTTTTTGGCGAAGAAGTAATTGCAGAAATTCCTTCTTTGAAGGATTCTAATATTATTGGAAGGACTGTAAAAGTCTCATTATCTGAGCTTACAAAGAATTACAAGCAAATGCACACAACAGCAAGCCTAAAAATTACAGGAATTGATGGCAAAAAGGCAAAAACAGAATACTCCGGTCAGGAACTTCTAAAAGATGCATTGGCACGCCTTATTCGAAGATGGAGCTCACGCGTCGACTCAATTCAGGACATCACGCTAAAGGACAAGAAACTGCGCCTGAAAATGACAATAATCACAGCAAAAAAAGCAAATACTACAGTAAGAAAACACCTTCGCGCGCTCACTATAAAAACCTCGAGCGAAATGCTTGCGGGAAGGCCGCTTGATGAAGCGGTCATGACTATGAACAACGAAAAACTGACGCGAGTAATACATGAAGCGGCGGCAAAGATATTCCCGATAAGAAGCGTTGAAGTCAGGAAAGTTGAAGTGAAATAA